The following is a genomic window from Halichoerus grypus chromosome 13, mHalGry1.hap1.1, whole genome shotgun sequence.
TAATCTCCTCCGGGCGTGGAACACGTAGAGGAGGTCACTGCGCAGGCGTGAACAAGATGCATGGCCAAAGATGGGGTCAATGTTGTCAATGTCAGCTACAGTTTCAAAGTTTAAAACCTTTTGAAACTGCACATTATCATAGTGAGTGGCTTATCATCATGGAGCTGGGCTCCTTGACCTGAGTGGCTTATGTCATCATGGAGCTGGGCTACCTATTACAGCAAATTTTCAGGATAGATCAATGAGCCTTGGGGGAAACAAAATGCCCAGTAAGACATTTTCCAGTAAATCCTCTAAAGAAGTTAGTTACACTCTTACTTGGTGAAGCGAATTTGTAAACTTAGCATAAAGTTACTTTGTGCTTAAGAATAGATAGACTTACAAAAGGCTATGTAGCAGATGTTTTAAATAGAGAAGCTTCCTgactaaattaaaatatattactatcgggcgcctgggtggctcagttggttaagcgactgccttcggctcaggtcatgatcctggagtccctggatcgagtcccgcatcgggctccctgcttggcagggagtctgcttctgcctctgaccctcccccctctcatgtgttctctctcattctctctctctcaaataaataaataaaatctttaaaaaaaaataaaaaaataaaatatattactatcaATCAAATACAGTGAATAAATTtttgaaacaataaatattagtgCTTATATATGGttttaatatttgctgaataaatcaTTAAAACTGGGCGATTACATTTATTGACTATACACACTTCACTTATTATTTTAACAGTACTTCATAAAATTTTTGTTCCAGTGATGTATTTTAACTTGTGAAGATATTTTCCACAACTCTGTTTactattttaatactttattaaaCCATAAAAgtctaaagcaaaaaaaaaaaaaaaaaacccaagagctCGTTTACATCTCTATTTGACAAAGCACAGAAACCCGATGATCTCAGATAACTTAATTACAATATCCTCCAACCCAATATTTAATGTAGGAAATTCATTGCTAAGATTCTCCTTAAACATAAAGGGGTATGTTACCATGTTACCATACCACATTCCCATGTTACCATACCACATTCCGTAGTATCTATAAAAGTAAAGGAAGTAAATAACAGCCCTTATTACAACATCTAGTTACTTAGCATGGCTTCTAGAAtacagaactttttcttttttaattttaattagcagTAAGTTtactttcagtctttttaaagaagctttttttacttttttttttttaaagattttatttatttatttgacagagagagagacagcgagagagggaacacaagcagggcgagcaggagagggagaagcaggcttcctgccgagcagggagcccgatgtggggctcgatcccaggaccctgggatcatgactgagccgaaggcagacgcttaacccactgagccacccaggtgccccgctttttttacttttataccaCAAAGCGAAGTTTAAATTATATTAGAAAGTACATTTGAACCTAGTGAGTTTAGTCTTTCTTCTTCacaagcatttaaataaaaactacaatagAAACAAATTGGTTTAAGATCGTACTAGGGGAAAATGCACGCACATTTACTCCCTTGTGTTTATTAACCTTATCTAGAACTTTAtgacatttcttttctaaaatgtatataacaaCTTTCATCATTCTTAAGTTGTATTATCAAATGATATTTGTggtataaaaattcttttttaagactcAAATTTGGACATCTCTTGGTGTCTGAAAAATAATACTAGCTGCCCATATATAATTTTGTAAGGAATGACCATATTTCTGATCTTTCTTTTGTGGAGTCTAAGTATTCAGTAAGGCCTCAAAGTCTATATGGCCTATTATTGACTGCAGCCAAATCAACCTAGAGTTATATAGAACACAAAGCCTTTTgctttaggaaaacaaaacaatgcttcCAGAACCTCTAACGGTGTGCAAAAGACAATCAGAAGTCGGAAGCTGGATACCAAGGCTTTAGTGTCCACTCATAGTGCTGAATCTTTGGGTAGGAAACCTCCTTGTCTGAGGCAGTCTTACACTTTTGTAGAGTTTGGAGGTTGGGGGTGGAAAGGGCAGGTTCATTTAACTCAAAAGTCTTTCCCAGAATGGAATGTGTATGCTTTTAGTGAATATTAAATACTCAATATAAATATTGAACAAGTCTTGTGTTTCATAGCAAATTGCAAGCAATATGCCCTCAAAATTGTAGTACAAAATACAAAACGAAATACAATACaaaaggaccctgggatcatgacctgacctaagTCCAATTTTTCACCCTTTTTCAACTCTTAGTTTTTCTCCAAAATCTTCCTTGATTATTCCTAACCTCACTAATCTCTTTTCTGGGTTTCCCAACAAGAGAAATGTGTCTATAATAACCAACAGGTATTTAAAAACTCTTACTCATTAACTACTTTAATTGAATATTTCCTTCTCCCTATTGGAATACAAATGCTGAAAATAGTGAAGTATATGAGATTGTAAAATAAGCAACAACTAGATGGTAAATACCGGCTTAAGAACCAACAGGCAGGGAGTAAAGTAGAGCGGGATCCACCTGGCAGCCTCTTTCTCAGTTGAAACCCCCATTTGTGAAGAATAAAGTTGGTTGTATAGGAGGGATGAAAAGGAAGCTCTGGGCCCCTGCCTGAATGAATCAATCAGACtcagttgaaaaaaatttttttccaatcaTTTGAACATTGGAGGGCGCAAGACTGAGTCATTACCATATGGGAATACAGCAAATGATTGGAGCACAAAGGGCAAGCTCTCATGAAGCCAAATGCTTTCCAACCTCTTGGCAGGGAAGAGAGGACACCTGGACGTGCCTCCTCCTGGGTGAGGGTGTTGATCTGGCTGGAGGAGTGCTAAGGGCtcaaaaatgtcatttttgaTCTTCAATGATAATTTCATGCTCCAGTGTTGTTGTTTTGGTCGTCTCCATGGAAGATGGAGACGCCTTGGCAGAGGAGCTTTGGTTGGGCACAGGGGTAGGAGATCCAGGCAGGGTTGATGAGGCAGGAGATGGGGTAGAACCAGGGATGCAGGTGACATGATTCGACTTTCCGTCTGCATGAATGATGATAGTGTTACTGTCGGTGGGCTTGCCAAAGTGGACAAAATATAAGACCAGAACAACAAGCGTTGTGGCAATTAGACAGGCCAAAAGACACACCagaaatgttttccagagtgaccaTGGTTTTGCCGTAACCTGCAATGAATTATGAAAAGTGAATATTTCAGCAAATGACGTAGTAGTGACTTAGGTAACTGATTTCAATTAGAATAAGGCTAACCTGTTTCATTACTCCAAATGCTATAATTTAAAGTACAGTTTAtcagctgtctctttctctcattccctccctctctctctctttatctctcttctcacacacacacacaacttgtcCACAAGTCCATGAGGACAGAAAGTTCCCTCTGAGTTACCCCTTTGTACTAAAGCAATAAGGCATCATCTCAAATGCAAATAGATTGCCTCTGGAATATATTACTGTTAAGTTATTATCAGCTACTAACATCGCAATATAAATCAAATTATCTAGCTAGTCCTCATGgttaagaaaattttgaaaacgCATATCAAAACATTTAGATTGGTTATCTTTGAGTGATGGAAAATTGCAGGTGTTCTTTTGCTCATTATTATCTCCTATTTTCATATTAcatattgaaattttataattagaaaaatattttttaaatacatttttatttcttaaacataCATACGAGGACTTTCATTGAGCTTGGAAAGAcatcaaaatacaaaatgtattaGCTCTGGTATGGGTAGGGTCTTCAAGGAATAGAATGAAGCCCCGATAAACTGTTGGGGGTTGTGGGTCCCAGGTGTCACCAGAAGCTTCTGGACAGGGAGCACAGGAGAAGTGGGGCCAGCGAGGGGTGAAAGGACATGAGAGCCCAGCAGAGTTTGTAGAGCAGGGCCTGCCTTCCCCATTTCACCAGTGGTCCACGGACTGCTAAAGACTCCCCACCTACCCCCAGTCCCAAATCTTACCCACTGCGGCTGGAGGGTCACAGTGGGTAATCTACAACCACAGCGGGTTCCTTCATTCGAACAGTATGGATTTCTGGGCAACTgcagagaaagacattttaaataaataaataaacaagcaaacaagtcttattttaaagatgaagaaagtttTATCTGGGAACATAAACAAATGAAGCACATATAAATGATGTGAATCCAACATGTATTAAATGAAGAACCAACCAAGTTCTAGAAGAATCTGAAACTCTAATAAATGGTATGATAGGAATTGTACAAATACGTTTTTCACATCAAACgatcaatgaagaaaaaataaaataattgattcaATAGGTGCCCAAGGATCATTTTGACAAATTTCAGCATTCAGTCTTGACAAAAGCAGACAAACAATACAAATCTCAAAGAACcacaaataaaatagtaattccCAAATGTGACAAGGAATGTTTACCTCAAAACACTGactaacatcatatttaacaGTGAGACATCAGGCACTTTCCTTTAAAGTCAGGAGAAGTGAAGAATGTCTCCTAACATCAATAGTAGGTAATGTTTTTCTAGAAGTTCTCATCAGTATGTGTGAATAATGGAAATGTgaagataaaattaacatttttttctacatcATATGACTGTTTACAAACAAGATCCCTAATAATCAACCATACAATCTCTCAAAAGGAATAAGAACTCATTAAATCGgctgattataaaaatatgaaaaatatatgtaacagcacttattttctgtgtgtgtgcatgtactaGCAACTGCTATTCGTAGTAATAAAGCAATATAAAATGGCTAAGCATATCAAATGCTATAGGacttatataaagaaaaccacaaaactttactgaggaacaaaaagacaacttTGATAAATGTCCTCTTATAAAAAAACTTCAGCAGTATAAGCTTTCACAtctctgaattttaattaatatcattatgggatttggggaggaaaaacTTAGGTAAATTGACAAAAATTTCACATGGCAAAATAAAGcaattataagaataaaattagtttggatgggagagaggacaggaagcaaaatattagcagtgatttttttttttctgggagggATCAtgggtgattttttcttttttctttgttattgtcatattttccaaatgctctaaaataagcaaataaactcagtaattgtaaaaaaaattttctaccTGTTGTTTTGGGGGATCTAAGAAGTTATAGACTGTcagattacaaaaagaaaaaaaaagagggaaatccaaacattcctttttatggtttcagaAGTCAGTTTCACTATTtgcgttttttgtttgtttttgtttgtttgcttgggtTTTTTTAGCTAGATTATCTAATCATTTGGCTTAGTGGAATAAACTGCATAGATTTTGGCATGTGGGGAAATAACATaactcacattttatt
Proteins encoded in this region:
- the LOC118533005 gene encoding uncharacterized protein LOC118533005, whose product is MHGDRHHAVDTEQSPVELLPRNPYCSNEGTRCGCRLPTVTLQPQWVTAKPWSLWKTFLVCLLACLIATTLVVLVLYFVHFGKPTDSNTIIIHADGKSNHVTCIPGSTPSPASSTLPGSPTPVPNQSSSAKASPSSMETTKTTTLEHEIIIEDQK